Within the Rhizobium favelukesii genome, the region CGGTGATCGAGGAGCCAGCGGATTTAAGTTCGCCGTTCTTGTAGAATTCGTAGAGCGCGGCTCCGTCGGGATCGGCAAGGCCTATCTTGATGTCCTTGCTGAAGGCTTTGAGGCCGGCTGCGACACCCGCAAGCGTCCCCCCCGAGCCAACGGAGCAGATAAAGCCGTCCACTTTGCCGTTCGTATCGTTCCAGATTTCGCGGGCTGTCGTTTCAATGTGGGCCTGCCGGTTGGCGACGTTGTCGAACTGGTTTGCCCAGATCGCGCCGTTCGGGTCCGTCTTTGCCAGCTGTTCGGCAAGCCTTCCGGACACCTTCACATAGTTGTTCGGGTTCTTGTAGGGAACGGCAGGCACCTCAACGAGTTCTGCGCCGAGCAACCTCAGTGCGTCCTTCTTTTCCTCGCTCTGAGTCTCCGGGATGACGATGACCGTTCGGTAGCCAAGCGCCTTCGCAACGACGGTCAAGCCGATGCCGGTATTGCCGGCCGTCCCCTCGACGATAACGCCGCCCGGCCTCAGCAGGCCCTTCTTCTCTGCATCGCGAATGATGTAGAGCGCAGCGCGATCCTTGACCGACTGGCCGGGATTGAGGAATTCCGCTTTGCCAAGAATCGTGCAGCCGGTCGCTTCCGACGCGCCCTTGAGCTTGATCAGGGGGGTGTTGCCGATTGCTTCCAGAACGGAGGGATAGACGGTCATGGACTCTGCCTCATTTGAACGCTTAGTTTAGGAACGGTCTTTTCCCTTCACAAGGCTAGGTTGGCAAGAAATGCTATTCCATCCCTTTGAGCGCAACGATAAAATTAGACTTCGATGCGTCCAGAGTGGTCGAGACTGAGCGTTCGCCGCCTTAGTGATCCGGAGATTGACTTTCAACGTACGGATGACGACAAAGCAATCTCTAAAAGCGGAAACGACCGAAACCGTCATGGTTCCCGATCATATCGACACGGTCGATGCACTGATGGCGCATTACGTCGCCGGATCCCTTCCTGAGCCGGCGCGCGTGCTGGTGGAATCGCATCTTGAAATGAAGCCGGATCATCGCTTGCTGGTGAGCGATCTCGAATCCATGGCTGGCGAGGCTCTCGAGCAGATACCGGAGGCTGCGATCAGCGATCGCAAGGCGCAGCTCGCTGCCGTCTTCGGCTCCGCGCCGCCGGCCGAAGATCAGGCGCCAGCCGATCTGCAGGCACACGGCGGCTTCTTCCCGAAAGCGATACGCAATCTGGTCGGCTATGATGTGGATACAGTGCCTTGGAAGACGAAGCTTCCAGGCTTCAAGGAATACTCCACCAACATCGATGGCTGTGAAGTCAGCCTGATGTGGATCAAGGCCGGCCGCGCGCTGCCGGCGCACACCCATAAGGGAATGGAACTGACCTTGATCCTGGACGGCGCGTTCAACGATGCTCGCGGTCGTTTCGGACCTGGCGATATCTCGGTAGCAGATGAGAGCGTTGACCACCGGCCGATCGCCGAAAAGGACCGTCCCTGCATCGCGTTTTCGGTTCTCGATGCGCCGGTCAAGCTGACTGGATCTTTCCGTCAGCTCATAGGTGACCTGATCGGCTGAAAGCAGCCACAATGGTGTGATACAGGCCTAAATCCGGGAGATGGCGAGGAACACCCGGACTTTTTTGACGTTCAGAAAGGCGGCCCGGAGGAGATGTACCATGCAAGATTTCTTTGCTCGTCCCGAACATGGGATAGCCTGGATTTCCGGCGCGAGTTCCGGAATTGGGCGAGCGCTGGCACTCAAACTCGCGGGAGATGGATACAAGGTCGCCGTCACCGCCCGCGACCATGAGAAGCTCGCCGAACTGCAGGCCGAGGCCTCCGACCTGTCCGGCAGCATTATCGTGCTCGACGGCGATGTCACGAACGCCGAAGACATGGAGCACGTGCTTGCTTCAATCGAATATGAACATGGTGCGCTCGCACTGGCGATCTTCAACGCCGGCGTCTATCTGCCTGTCCACGCGGAGGAGTTGAAGCTTGCTGATTTCGAGCAGAGTTTCGCGGTCAATCTGCAGGGTGTTGTAAATTGCCTGGTCCCGGCCGTACGGCACATGAAGGCGAAGGGGCACGGACAAATCGCCATCGTTTCGTCCGTTTCGGGCTATGGCGGCCTGCCGACCAGTGCGGCCTACGGCGCCACAAAAGCCGCCTTGATCAACATGGCGGAAAGTCTGAAATTCGATCTAGACAAGATGGGCATCCGCATTCAGCTCATCAATCCGGGCTTCGTCGATACTCCTGGAACGAAGAGGAACGAATTTCCCATGCCCTCTCTGGTCTCGTTCGAGGAGGCAGCCGAGCAGATTTCGGCGGGCCTCAAGTCTCGGCGTTTCGAGATTATCTTCCCGAAGCGTTTCACCTACATGATGAAGCTCGTCAATCTCCTGCCTTATAGTCTCTATTTCTGGTTAGTGAATCGCTCGACCGGCTGGCGGGAGCGGCCGCTTGAAAAGCATGCACGACCGGGTATGGCGCATCCTGCAGAGTAGTGTTCGGCGTCCAAGGCACGGACGAGGCGGATGGCGGCCGGACAGGAGGTCATCTCCCGGATTGGCCGCCATCCGCTCTCGTCAATTCCGCGCAAAGACGACCTGGCGGACGTCTATTTTTCTAGCGCGGAAGCCTGCTTCGCAATACAAAAAATAGAATTCCCAGAGCCGCTCGAAGCGCTCGTCAAAGCCCAATGGGCCAACAAGCTCCCATACCGACCAAAAACGCTCACGCCATTCGGCAAGCGTACGGGCGTAGTCTAACCCGAAAGCAAAGTCCCTGACCAGTGACAAATTCACCTTGCGGCCAAGTTCGGCCAGGTGGTCGCGTGCCGGCAACATGCCGCCGGGGACGACGTAGCGCTGGATGGAATCGGGGTTCGTCCGATATTGGGAAAACGCCTCGGGGCGAATGGCGATGATCTGAAGGCCGGCTTTGCCCCTCGGCTTCAGGCATTGGCGTAATTTGGAGAAGCTGTCATGCGCACGAATGTGTAGGGTCCTTGGCCTCTGCCGCTTTATAAGACCCTACACATCGGACTACAAGAAGGCCATACGCTTTCGCTCTGGCCTTTGCCTATCTGAACAAATGCAAGCTCGCCGTACGCGACTAACTGTTGAGTAGTTGACGGAGATGCATTCAGCGCCGACGCGACTTCCTTAAGCGACAACAACCGCGGCCCTGGGAAAGCTTCCATTCCGGCCAAGAACGCTCGTTGCACGTCCTCGCGCTGCGCTGAACGGCGTGGGGCGACGGCTGATTCTTGAAGATCGGATTTATTCCCACCAAAGACATCAGAGGCATTGCCGCCGGCACGAATCCCGAAGGCATTTCGATGTCTCCTCCGGTATGGTGGTGTCCGCTGTCCTTGGACGGCGAATTTGCAGCTTGGTGGGCCGCGATGAAAAAAGCGAGGCGAGCCGCGTGAGGGCGGTCAAGGAGCTATCAGGGGCGGTCACGTGATCTCGTGACAGCGGCGTGACGTCAATCTGCCACCCGACCCCATTCTTAAGTTAATGGCAGTCGCGCCCGGTCGCAGGGTCTAGCTGATCTTGTCGCAAAGGGCAAAGGCGTCATTCGTCGACTTCCATGAAACCGGAGCAATCGTCATTCTCCGTCAGCGAAGCGCAATGGGTAGAGAAATCTACGGAATAAACCTCCCTAGCGATCACGAACGTCCAAACCGAACCGTTCGAGGCGACGCGCTCGAGCACACTCATTGGCCACGCGGAACCACGCAGTGAGGATCAAGCAGGCAGGACTCCGCGCAACGCTCAGGCGCAAGCAGCGAAACCTCTGCTGCTGCTGCTGCGGGGTGCGGATGGTCCTGACGAACCCTAACAGCAGGATGCCTAACGTGGAAACGCTCGAGCATCTTGATCGGCGATCGGATGGCGGCAGCAACAGGCGGTCGCGCCTGGCGTTGGCGTGTTTCGACTGCAACTTCGGCCGAGGTTCCATGGACTGGCTGATCTACAAGACAATCAAGAGCGGTGAGCTCTTCGACATAATCATGAACAAGTTTTAGACGCGATACTTGCGCGCCGGCCCGCCTCCCTGGCGTGGCCTCTTGTATATACCAATGGCCGGCGCGGTCACCACCTGCGCCTCCACCAGCAGCGCGCCGACCGGTCTACCCCAATAGAATCAGTTGCCTCCGCCCGTTTTCTCATCTCTATTAGGTTAACCTAATGGAGGATTCGCGCATGGAAAGACTGCCGCCAGTTCGATCCGACGAAGTCAGCGCCTACGACAACTACGCTCGCCGCTTGATCGCCCATATGCGCGAGAGTCGCCGTCTGCTGGACTCGTTCACGCTACGGGATGATGGAGCCGGATCAGGGTCTGACGGAAAAATCGGCGGGAAGCATTAAGCACTCAAAATGAAGACCCGGCGCTGGGAGCTTCCGGGCCTTCTTGTGCTGGCGCCTTGAGGGACTGCGGGGGCCAGCGCGCGCAACTACCTGTCAGAGTGATTGCGTTGATAAAACCCGCAAACCTGCGAATGGTTCCGTTGCGCTCTGCTAACGCCCACCAGAAAAAGCGAAAGCCCGACAGGCTAGGGGGCGGCGCTGGCGCTCGCGGCTCAGACATGCTGCGGCGCAAGTTATCCGCAGCCAGCCGCTCGTGGTCGATTTCAAAAGTGGGGAGGGAAAGTGGAGAAGTAAACGCCTGCTTCGGACAACAAAAGCAGGCGCTTACTTTCAAAACTGGCTCCCCGGGCCGGATTCGAACCGGCGACCTGTCGATTAACAGTCGAATGCTCTACCGCTGAGCTACCAGGGATCACCGCTCGCCGCGGTGTGAGTGGCCTAATACAAACGCTTGCCCGATTTGCCAAGCGGTTTTTTCAAAAAAATGACATCCGCTTGTATTCGACCTGCATAACCCCATTTCCTGTGGATGACTGAAGCACATGATACCACTGGAAAATCAAGCGCCAAGCGATTTGGCATCGACCACACCACGGGCCATCTCATTCTGGGTTCCGTAAGCATCCCGCTCCCGCGGTCGCGCTTTGCCCGGATGACAATCGGCGTGCTGCTGATCTTCGGCGGCGTTTTCGGTTTTCTGCCGGTTCTCGGCTTCTGGATGCTTCCGCTGGGGTTCATCCTGTTGTCGCACGATTTGCATCTCGTCCGTCGGATGCGGCGGCGATTCTCCGTCTGGTGGGTGAAGAGGCGTAAATCCAACCCTTGAATCGGTGATCATCCGGCAGCCCAAGCGAAAATGCCGAACGGTGCGCGGCCCGGAACCTCGCACCTAGCTAAGCGTTAATGAGATATGCGCGTAAGTGTACAAGCATGCAGGAAATAAGAAGGTGCTGGAATGAAGAAACTTGCGGTATTGGTGTTGGCAATCGCCACAAGCCTGGCCGGCGTCGGTCCGTCTTTTGCCGAAAATTCAGGCGATGAGCATTCGGCTCAGAGCCGCGGTGGGTTCGGAGATTCCGGTGCGAGAAATAGTCGCGGCTTCGACCGCTGCAGTATTTACCGTTGCGGCGGCTACCGCCATGGCCGTTACGGAGATCGTTACTACGGAAATCATTCCGGAAATCGCTATTATCGCGACGGCTACTACCGCGGCCATAACAGCGATGCGGGTGCGCTGCTCGGCGGTCTTGCAGCCGGCGCCATCATCGGCGGCCTGATTGCTTCGCAGCCGGTGGCTCGACCGGTGGGCAATTCGCACGTCGATTGGTGTTACAGCCGCTACCGGTCGTATCGGGCGTATGACAACACCTACCAGCCTTATTACGGTCCGCGGCGGCAGTGCTACTCTCCCTACTAGTGGTTGACCACAGAAACCGGTGGGATGACGACCTGAAATCCTATCGGTTTTTCAACAACCCCTTGCACTCGATTTCTATTCATTCTAAATGCCCGCCAACGCTTCGGTCATGAAGCGTCGTGAGGCCTCGTGGCGGAGTGGTGACGCAGAGGACTGCAAATCCACAGCATTTCCAATAAAATCAATGCCCGTTCTGAATAAGCGCCCCTACTTCAGGCGTTTTCTTCGTTTTACGACCATTGTTTTCATTCAGTTTTTTCGGCTGTTCAGAATGGCCAAAACGCTTCTTCGTGGCTTCCAAGACGCGCTTTTCCGTCTCCTTCGCATAGCCACGATAGGCCGCCGCAGTCTTGTGCTTTGACAGCACCCGACCCTGTCCTCCGGTGAGCCCGCTTTCTTCCAGTTCCGTCATGCCGCCGTGCCTGCACTTGTCCAGGCTGAAGGATGGCGCGTCGAGCTTTCCTTCGTCTCGGAGCTTGTCCGCCCTCTCGCGAACCTCATGCGCGAGGAACGTGCCGTCTCCGAATAGCTGGCCGTTCTTCTTGCAGACGATCGACGTGCCGTAACGAGGCGTCTTGTTTACGATCTCCTCCGCCTTCTCGTAGAGCTTCACCAGCGAGCCATCCTCGTCGGCGTACTCCAGCGGGTGGAGCGCGAGCTTGTCCGTCTTGCGGCTTCAGGCGGATCTTGTCGGGATGGTCGGAAGCACGGTCCATGGCGCATAGCCGGCACCGATCGAGGAAGCCACGATTTGCACTGGGGGGCATGGTATATCTGATGCTGCGGCAGGTTTACGGGCAGCCCGAGCTAGTGGAGATCTGAGAATGACGCATGACGAAATAGCCGAGCTGTTCATCCACGCTGCGGAAGTGGATCGGCGGCTGCCAAACACGGCGCGGCCAGCAAGGCTGAACGCGCAGGCTCTGCCATACGTTCACG harbors:
- a CDS encoding cysteine synthase A, with amino-acid sequence MTVYPSVLEAIGNTPLIKLKGASEATGCTILGKAEFLNPGQSVKDRAALYIIRDAEKKGLLRPGGVIVEGTAGNTGIGLTVVAKALGYRTVIVIPETQSEEKKDALRLLGAELVEVPAVPYKNPNNYVKVSGRLAEQLAKTDPNGAIWANQFDNVANRQAHIETTAREIWNDTNGKVDGFICSVGSGGTLAGVAAGLKAFSKDIKIGLADPDGAALYEFYKNGELKSAGSSITEGIGQGRITANLDGFTPDFAYNISDAEALPYLFDLVEHEGLCLGGSTAINIAGAVRLARELGPGHTVVTILADYGNRYQSKLFNSDFLTSKGLPVPAWLAKTQTIQIPYEPAA
- a CDS encoding ChrR family anti-sigma-E factor; translated protein: MTTKQSLKAETTETVMVPDHIDTVDALMAHYVAGSLPEPARVLVESHLEMKPDHRLLVSDLESMAGEALEQIPEAAISDRKAQLAAVFGSAPPAEDQAPADLQAHGGFFPKAIRNLVGYDVDTVPWKTKLPGFKEYSTNIDGCEVSLMWIKAGRALPAHTHKGMELTLILDGAFNDARGRFGPGDISVADESVDHRPIAEKDRPCIAFSVLDAPVKLTGSFRQLIGDLIG
- a CDS encoding SDR family NAD(P)-dependent oxidoreductase, which translates into the protein MQDFFARPEHGIAWISGASSGIGRALALKLAGDGYKVAVTARDHEKLAELQAEASDLSGSIIVLDGDVTNAEDMEHVLASIEYEHGALALAIFNAGVYLPVHAEELKLADFEQSFAVNLQGVVNCLVPAVRHMKAKGHGQIAIVSSVSGYGGLPTSAAYGATKAALINMAESLKFDLDKMGIRIQLINPGFVDTPGTKRNEFPMPSLVSFEEAAEQISAGLKSRRFEIIFPKRFTYMMKLVNLLPYSLYFWLVNRSTGWRERPLEKHARPGMAHPAE
- a CDS encoding membrane protein; amino-acid sequence: MTEAHDTTGKSSAKRFGIDHTTGHLILGSVSIPLPRSRFARMTIGVLLIFGGVFGFLPVLGFWMLPLGFILLSHDLHLVRRMRRRFSVWWVKRRKSNP
- a CDS encoding BA14K family protein translates to MKKLAVLVLAIATSLAGVGPSFAENSGDEHSAQSRGGFGDSGARNSRGFDRCSIYRCGGYRHGRYGDRYYGNHSGNRYYRDGYYRGHNSDAGALLGGLAAGAIIGGLIASQPVARPVGNSHVDWCYSRYRSYRAYDNTYQPYYGPRRQCYSPY